A stretch of the Bordetella genomosp. 8 genome encodes the following:
- a CDS encoding methyl-accepting chemotaxis protein, which yields MFTNMKIRTSIIALLALYLAAMLVSNAVAWLGLQSSNTKLDAVNNIYSDQVVNLYASYAQVLRARQVLNNAYEMVQANRTDEGMNQISRAAAFKADADKRMNLFSQSPKLPATVDMSQAIMTNYKTYAGLIEEQINTLRSKQIDAYLASSKASSAANQTLDKSVQGMLDYLDKATDEMVTLGHGDFSLARTVTVVMVIFALLLTVACWLVLSRLVLRPLREAGQHFDRIAAGDLSQHVEVRSTNEIGLLYSAVRRMQESLTRTVSSVRRGVDEINVGSREISAGNTDLSSRTEQQAASLEETAASMEELASTVKQNAENARQANQLAASASDVAERGGSAVAEVVNTMQEISGSSRKISEIVSVIDGIAFQTNILALNAAVEAARAGEQGKGFAVVAGEVRSLAQRSAQAAKEIKSLIEDSVTKVGAGSQQVERAGATMQEIVASVKRVTDIMGEISAASEEQSSGIDQVNRAVSQMDEVTQQNAALVEEAAAAAGSLQEQAQRLAEAVAVFKLNQGQVIDVPARAIASPAAPRVAAPAPAPAAEPAAQAPRLNHATPAAPATPAAPASAPPRATRTAPPRAAAAPRSRTPAANDNAAPRTAAAAKPRAVAAGGAAAALSDDDWESF from the coding sequence ATGTTCACCAATATGAAAATCCGCACGTCCATCATCGCGTTGCTGGCGTTATACCTGGCCGCGATGCTGGTATCGAATGCCGTCGCATGGCTGGGATTGCAGTCGAGCAACACCAAGCTGGACGCGGTCAACAATATCTATAGCGACCAGGTCGTCAACCTGTATGCGTCCTATGCCCAGGTGTTGCGTGCGCGGCAGGTACTGAACAATGCCTACGAAATGGTCCAGGCCAACCGCACCGACGAGGGTATGAACCAGATCTCGCGCGCGGCCGCCTTCAAGGCCGATGCCGACAAGCGCATGAACCTGTTCAGCCAGTCGCCCAAGCTGCCCGCGACGGTGGATATGTCGCAGGCCATCATGACGAACTACAAGACCTACGCCGGCCTGATCGAGGAACAGATCAACACGCTGCGCTCGAAGCAGATCGATGCCTATCTGGCGTCGTCCAAGGCCTCGTCGGCGGCCAACCAGACGCTGGACAAGTCGGTCCAGGGCATGCTGGACTACCTGGACAAGGCAACGGACGAAATGGTGACGCTCGGCCATGGCGATTTCTCGCTCGCGCGTACCGTTACCGTGGTCATGGTCATCTTCGCGCTCCTTCTGACCGTCGCCTGCTGGCTGGTCCTGAGCCGCCTGGTGTTGCGTCCGCTGCGTGAAGCCGGCCAGCACTTCGACAGGATCGCCGCCGGGGACCTCAGCCAGCATGTGGAGGTGCGCAGCACCAATGAAATCGGCCTGCTGTACAGCGCCGTCAGGCGCATGCAGGAAAGCCTGACGCGTACCGTGTCGTCGGTGCGCCGTGGCGTGGATGAGATCAACGTGGGTTCGCGCGAGATTTCCGCGGGCAATACCGACCTGTCCAGCCGCACCGAGCAGCAGGCGGCGTCGCTGGAAGAGACCGCGGCGTCGATGGAAGAGCTGGCCTCGACGGTCAAGCAGAATGCCGAGAACGCACGCCAGGCCAACCAGCTTGCAGCCAGCGCGTCGGACGTCGCCGAACGCGGCGGTTCGGCGGTGGCGGAGGTGGTGAACACGATGCAGGAGATCTCGGGCAGCTCGCGCAAGATCTCGGAAATCGTCAGCGTGATCGACGGCATTGCGTTCCAGACCAACATCCTGGCGCTGAACGCGGCGGTGGAAGCGGCGCGCGCGGGCGAGCAGGGCAAAGGCTTCGCGGTGGTGGCGGGCGAAGTGCGCTCGCTGGCGCAGCGCAGCGCGCAGGCGGCCAAGGAAATCAAGTCGCTGATCGAGGACTCGGTGACCAAGGTGGGCGCGGGTTCGCAGCAGGTGGAGCGTGCCGGCGCGACCATGCAGGAGATCGTGGCCTCGGTGAAGCGGGTGACCGACATCATGGGCGAGATCTCGGCGGCGTCGGAAGAGCAATCCAGCGGCATCGACCAGGTCAATCGCGCGGTGTCGCAGATGGACGAAGTGACGCAGCAGAACGCGGCGCTGGTGGAAGAAGCGGCCGCCGCGGCCGGTTCGCTGCAGGAACAGGCCCAGCGCCTGGCCGAGGCGGTGGCGGTGTTCAAGCTCAACCAGGGCCAGGTGATCGACGTGCCGGCGCGGGCGATCGCGTCGCCCGCCGCGCCGCGCGTGGCCGCGCCCGCTCCGGCGCCGGCTGCCGAGCCCGCCGCACAAGCGCCGCGCCTGAATCACGCGACCCCGGCGGCCCCGGCGACGCCCGCGGCGCCGGCTTCCGCCCCGCCCCGCGCAACCCGGACCGCGCCTCCGCGGGCAGCCGCCGCGCCGCGCAGCCGTACCCCGGCCGCCAATGACAACGCCGCGCCTCGCACGGCTGCTGCCGCCAAACCCCGCGCCGTTGCCGCCGGTGGTGCAGCCGCCGCCCTGAGCGACGACGATTGGGAATCCTTCTAG
- a CDS encoding methyl-accepting chemotaxis protein, producing METTVEPSRKAKAGKRKAARPPKVKRKFSVRDTRVGTLLMIVLAIFALLIVAVGGMAAYFLNQNYRAVLELGTLTDRATQVQVINANMLRARVALLVSARELQEAGAPNVSPETAAAAKKDAADSLKSANDLLTEVRNSFGEFQKNMLEDDTGRQLSMNLVRRYRSYIDDGVDTMVEALRSQDYSTFYMVNTEYGTPRSAAFVDAIEEFSKYIKAAQTDTADQAGQNLKLALIAVAAAVGLAIILMIVARIVFGRMVVRPLVEAGQHFDKIANGDLTQRVDIRSHNEIGMLYGALKRMQESLTRTVSSVRRGVDEINVGSREISAGNTDLSSRTEQQAASLEETAASMEELASTVKQNAENARQANQLAASASDVAERGGSAVAEVVNTMQEISGSSRKISEIVSVIDGIAFQTNILALNAAVEAARAGEQGKGFAVVAGEVRSLAQRSAQAAKEIKSLIEDSVTKVGAGSQQVERAGATMQEIVASVKRVTDIMGEISAASEEQSSGIDQVNRAVSQMDEVTQQNAALVEEAAAAAGSLQEQAQRLAEAVSVFRINEGQVIDVPAHQLAGGAGYAPLAAG from the coding sequence ATGGAAACCACCGTAGAACCGAGCCGTAAGGCCAAGGCCGGCAAGCGCAAGGCGGCCCGTCCGCCCAAGGTCAAGCGCAAGTTCTCCGTCCGCGATACGCGCGTCGGCACGCTGCTGATGATCGTCCTGGCGATTTTCGCCCTGCTGATCGTGGCGGTGGGCGGCATGGCCGCCTACTTCCTGAACCAGAACTATCGCGCGGTGCTGGAGCTGGGCACGCTGACCGACCGCGCCACCCAGGTGCAGGTCATCAACGCCAACATGCTGCGCGCTCGTGTCGCATTGCTGGTGTCCGCCCGCGAACTGCAGGAAGCCGGCGCACCCAACGTGTCGCCCGAAACGGCGGCCGCCGCCAAGAAGGACGCCGCCGATTCGCTGAAGTCGGCCAACGACCTGTTGACGGAGGTGCGCAACAGCTTCGGCGAATTCCAGAAGAACATGCTGGAAGACGACACCGGCCGCCAGCTGTCCATGAACCTGGTGCGCCGCTATCGGTCCTATATCGACGATGGCGTGGACACCATGGTGGAAGCCCTGCGCAGCCAGGACTACAGCACCTTCTACATGGTCAATACGGAATACGGGACGCCGCGTAGCGCCGCCTTCGTCGATGCCATCGAGGAATTCTCGAAGTACATCAAGGCCGCCCAGACCGATACGGCGGACCAGGCCGGGCAGAACCTCAAACTGGCGCTGATCGCCGTGGCCGCCGCCGTGGGCCTGGCCATCATCCTGATGATCGTGGCGCGCATCGTGTTCGGCCGTATGGTCGTGCGTCCGCTGGTCGAGGCCGGCCAGCACTTCGACAAGATCGCCAACGGCGACCTGACGCAACGCGTGGACATCCGTTCGCACAACGAAATCGGCATGCTGTACGGCGCGCTCAAGCGCATGCAGGAAAGCCTGACGCGTACCGTGTCGTCGGTGCGCCGTGGCGTGGACGAGATAAACGTGGGTTCGCGCGAGATTTCCGCGGGCAATACCGACCTGTCCAGCCGCACCGAGCAGCAGGCGGCGTCGCTGGAAGAGACCGCGGCGTCGATGGAAGAGCTGGCCTCGACGGTCAAGCAGAATGCCGAGAACGCACGCCAGGCCAACCAGCTTGCAGCCAGCGCGTCGGACGTCGCCGAACGCGGCGGTTCGGCGGTGGCGGAGGTGGTGAACACGATGCAGGAGATCTCGGGCAGCTCGCGCAAGATCTCGGAAATCGTCAGCGTGATCGACGGCATTGCGTTCCAGACCAACATCCTGGCGCTGAACGCGGCGGTGGAAGCGGCGCGCGCGGGCGAGCAGGGCAAAGGCTTCGCGGTGGTGGCGGGCGAAGTGCGCTCGCTGGCGCAGCGCAGCGCGCAGGCGGCCAAGGAAATCAAGTCGCTGATCGAGGACTCGGTGACCAAGGTGGGCGCGGGTTCGCAGCAGGTGGAGCGTGCCGGCGCGACCATGCAGGAGATCGTGGCCTCGGTGAAGCGGGTGACCGACATCATGGGCGAGATCTCGGCGGCGTCGGAAGAGCAATCCAGCGGCATCGACCAGGTCAATCGCGCGGTGTCGCAGATGGACGAAGTGACGCAGCAGAACGCGGCGCTGGTGGAAGAAGCGGCCGCTGCGGCCGGTTCGCTGCAGGAACAGGCCCAGCGCCTGGCCGAGGCGGTGTCGGTGTTCAGGATCAACGAAGGCCAGGTCATCGACGTGCCGGCGCATCAGCTGGCCGGTGGCGCGGGCTATGCTCCGCTGGCAGCCGGCTGA
- a CDS encoding sulfatase-like hydrolase/transferase translates to MPRAHIHVSSSFPGPTARSASFPASFPFRAFRSLQCLRAVVPRGLPEWLILLYTAGAYLALDGFFAIQRFHTIGLNVQGHFGLAEYLRQGVFILEYLVAILALYAATQVRPAGGVPLLLLLWLLVTVDLSAHAIYGRPAGIGNISALNASAGMLDAALQEYGHLIGVAGGKGAVLFVPLLMKSLVPRRSRAPFALLAIMILALAGMYGYILAQRGPPALIGFPKGFSYGFGSLAIQANDLLDHPRYRPARVMAADDIHDFRNVIVIVDESVERAHFEREFQGKGAAYVDFGLAYSGGNCSAASNYILRKAWWPRANSKHVDIVRTDSLFALARQRGYTTTYIDNQGVLDDPSTRNYITRDELADIDHVIGNKGPLYERDARAAKQILARAATGRNFIFINKNGAHFPYADYIPPASVSGDKVADYLAAIRHNSIDFLATLEHGLPADTIVFYTSDHGQNLTTRATHCNTGDEATAEEYRVPFLVLATDPAIQARLRQAAEIQHDRLTHLEFSESVREALGYRVDGVKSLYATAPIDTPFCGLYGSPKVFFGVRPACKALPVAEDAIRPSVSPAAPSH, encoded by the coding sequence ATGCCCCGGGCCCACATCCACGTGTCTTCGTCCTTCCCCGGTCCAACGGCCCGATCCGCTTCTTTTCCTGCTTCCTTTCCCTTCCGCGCTTTCCGCTCCCTTCAATGCCTCCGTGCCGTCGTTCCACGCGGCCTGCCGGAATGGCTGATCCTGCTCTATACGGCCGGCGCCTACCTGGCGCTGGACGGCTTCTTCGCGATCCAGCGATTCCACACCATCGGCCTGAACGTGCAGGGACATTTCGGCCTGGCGGAATACCTGCGGCAGGGCGTTTTCATACTCGAATACCTCGTCGCCATCCTGGCGCTGTACGCCGCCACGCAGGTCAGGCCGGCTGGCGGGGTGCCCTTGCTCCTGTTGTTGTGGCTGCTGGTGACGGTCGACCTGTCTGCGCACGCGATCTACGGCCGGCCCGCCGGCATCGGCAACATCAGCGCATTGAACGCGTCAGCCGGGATGCTGGATGCCGCCTTGCAGGAATACGGCCACCTGATCGGCGTGGCGGGGGGCAAGGGCGCGGTATTGTTCGTGCCCTTGTTGATGAAGAGCCTGGTCCCGCGTCGCTCGCGTGCCCCGTTCGCGCTGCTGGCCATCATGATCCTCGCGTTGGCCGGCATGTACGGCTACATCCTGGCGCAGCGCGGACCTCCGGCCCTGATCGGCTTTCCCAAGGGATTTTCCTATGGCTTCGGCTCCCTGGCCATCCAGGCCAACGATCTTCTGGACCATCCCCGCTATCGACCGGCACGGGTCATGGCGGCCGACGATATCCACGATTTCCGCAACGTCATCGTGATTGTCGACGAGTCCGTGGAGCGCGCGCATTTCGAACGTGAATTCCAGGGCAAGGGTGCGGCCTACGTCGATTTCGGCCTTGCCTACAGCGGCGGCAACTGCTCCGCCGCGTCGAACTACATCCTCAGGAAAGCATGGTGGCCGCGCGCCAACAGCAAGCACGTGGACATCGTCCGCACCGACAGCCTGTTCGCGCTGGCCCGGCAACGCGGCTACACCACCACGTATATCGACAACCAGGGCGTGCTGGACGATCCCTCGACGCGCAACTACATCACCCGCGACGAACTCGCGGACATCGATCACGTCATCGGAAACAAGGGCCCCCTGTACGAGCGTGACGCACGGGCCGCGAAGCAGATCCTGGCGCGCGCGGCCACAGGCAGGAACTTCATCTTCATCAACAAGAACGGCGCGCATTTCCCGTACGCGGACTACATACCGCCGGCGTCGGTGTCGGGTGACAAGGTCGCCGACTACCTCGCGGCGATTCGCCACAACTCGATCGACTTCCTGGCGACGCTGGAGCACGGGCTGCCCGCCGATACCATCGTCTTCTACACGTCGGACCACGGCCAGAACCTGACGACCCGCGCCACGCATTGCAATACCGGCGACGAGGCGACCGCCGAAGAATACCGCGTCCCTTTCCTGGTCCTGGCGACGGATCCGGCCATCCAGGCCCGCCTGCGGCAGGCGGCCGAGATCCAGCACGACAGATTGACCCACCTGGAATTTTCCGAATCGGTGCGCGAGGCACTCGGCTACCGCGTCGACGGCGTGAAATCGCTGTACGCCACAGCGCCCATCGATACGCCGTTCTGCGGTCTGTACGGTTCGCCCAAGGTCTTCTTCGGAGTCCGGCCGGCCTGCAAGGCGCTGCCGGTGGCCGAAGACGCTATCCGGCCATCAGTGTCGCCAGCCGCTCCATCGCATTGA
- the fliR gene encoding flagellar biosynthetic protein FliR, giving the protein MITFTLDQWYGWISTFLWPFTRLLALIGIAPLFGESSAPRTTKIGLAAVLAVAIAPSLPPMPAVSPGSLAGLWILAQQVFIGIAMGFCMRICFAAVQTAGDFVGLQMGLSLATIFDPTTQANTEVLARLFNILAMLTFLSLNVHLLMLGMLIKTFTLVPIGTASLHSDGWLMVAHLGTKIFSSGLLLALPLLASLLAIQLALGILNRAAPQLSVFAVGFPITLSAGVILLAVALPKSTASLGALFQEGVNAMERLATLMAG; this is encoded by the coding sequence ATGATCACCTTCACGCTGGATCAATGGTACGGGTGGATCAGTACCTTCCTGTGGCCGTTCACGCGCCTGCTGGCGCTGATCGGCATCGCCCCCCTGTTCGGCGAAAGCAGCGCGCCGCGCACCACCAAGATCGGCCTGGCCGCGGTGCTCGCGGTGGCGATCGCGCCGTCGCTGCCGCCCATGCCGGCGGTATCGCCGGGCTCGCTGGCCGGATTGTGGATACTCGCGCAGCAGGTCTTCATCGGCATCGCCATGGGCTTCTGCATGCGCATCTGTTTCGCGGCGGTACAGACGGCCGGCGATTTCGTCGGCCTGCAGATGGGCCTGTCGCTGGCGACGATCTTCGACCCGACCACCCAGGCCAACACGGAAGTATTGGCCCGGCTGTTCAACATCCTGGCCATGCTGACATTCCTGAGCCTGAACGTGCATCTGTTGATGCTGGGCATGCTGATCAAGACCTTCACCCTGGTGCCGATCGGCACGGCATCCCTGCATTCCGATGGCTGGCTGATGGTCGCGCACCTTGGCACCAAGATTTTTTCTTCCGGACTGTTGCTGGCACTGCCGCTGTTGGCATCCCTGCTGGCAATCCAGCTGGCGCTCGGGATATTGAACCGCGCCGCACCGCAGCTGTCGGTGTTCGCGGTCGGCTTTCCCATCACCCTGTCCGCGGGTGTCATCCTGCTGGCCGTCGCCCTGCCAAAAAGCACGGCGTCCCTGGGCGCGCTGTTCCAGGAAGGCGTCAATGCGATGGAGCGGCTGGCGACACTGATGGCCGGATAG
- the fliQ gene encoding flagellar biosynthesis protein FliQ, whose translation MDAETVMTMTYQAMRMIMVVAGPLLLVTLAVGLLISVFQAATQINEMTLSFIPKLVAVAATLVLLGPWLIGMMTDYIRQIMEQIPNLVS comes from the coding sequence ATGGACGCCGAAACCGTAATGACGATGACGTACCAGGCCATGCGCATGATCATGGTCGTGGCCGGGCCGCTGCTGCTGGTCACGCTGGCGGTGGGCCTGTTGATCAGCGTCTTCCAGGCGGCGACGCAGATCAACGAAATGACGCTTTCGTTCATCCCAAAGCTGGTGGCGGTCGCGGCCACGCTGGTGCTGCTGGGACCCTGGCTGATCGGCATGATGACCGACTACATTCGCCAGATCATGGAACAGATCCCCAACCTGGTGTCGTGA
- the fliP gene encoding flagellar type III secretion system pore protein FliP (The bacterial flagellar biogenesis protein FliP forms a type III secretion system (T3SS)-type pore required for flagellar assembly.): MNRFLRARHGVAGPLRRVLCGLALLALACAPLVASAQATLPALTATPGPNGSETYSLSVQTLLMLTSLTFIPAALLMMTGFTRIIIVLSLMRNALGTQTTPPNLVLVGLALFLTAYTMSPVFDQIYKDAYEPLSNGAISFETAIERGAQPLRTFMMHQTRETDLSLFANLTNQAPMEDPSAVPMKVLVPAFITSELKTAFQIGFTIFIPFLIIDMVVASVLMGLGMMMVPPISVSLPFKLMLFVLADGWHMLLGSLARSFYQ; encoded by the coding sequence ATGAATCGATTCTTACGCGCTCGACACGGCGTAGCCGGTCCCCTGCGCCGCGTGCTGTGCGGCCTTGCGCTGCTGGCGCTGGCGTGCGCGCCCCTGGTGGCGTCGGCGCAAGCGACCCTGCCGGCGCTGACCGCGACGCCCGGTCCGAACGGCAGCGAAACCTATTCGCTGAGCGTGCAGACGCTGCTGATGCTGACGTCGCTGACGTTCATCCCGGCCGCGCTGCTGATGATGACCGGCTTCACGCGCATCATCATCGTGCTCAGCCTGATGCGCAACGCGCTGGGCACGCAGACCACGCCGCCCAATCTGGTGCTGGTGGGCCTGGCGCTGTTCCTGACGGCGTACACCATGTCGCCGGTGTTCGACCAGATCTACAAGGACGCCTACGAACCGCTGTCCAACGGCGCGATTTCCTTCGAAACGGCGATCGAGCGCGGCGCGCAGCCGCTGCGCACGTTCATGATGCACCAGACGCGCGAGACCGACCTGTCGCTGTTCGCCAACCTGACGAACCAGGCGCCGATGGAGGATCCTTCGGCCGTGCCGATGAAGGTGCTGGTGCCGGCTTTCATCACCAGCGAATTGAAGACGGCCTTCCAGATCGGCTTCACCATCTTCATTCCCTTCCTGATCATCGACATGGTGGTGGCCAGCGTGCTGATGGGCCTGGGCATGATGATGGTGCCCCCCATATCGGTGTCGCTGCCCTTCAAGCTGATGCTGTTCGTGCTGGCCGACGGCTGGCACATGCTGCTGGGCTCGCTGGCCCGCAGTTTCTACCAGTGA
- the fliO gene encoding flagellar biosynthetic protein FliO — protein sequence MGDAATFRVIVGLIVVIAAILACGWLARRAGLAGRAAGGTMRVVDSLTLGPRQRIVLVEVADAWLLVGVTVGQMNLLHTLPAGDTALPAQQPGALVTSLLARRRGGADASFASKLTQALRRG from the coding sequence ATGGGCGACGCCGCAACCTTCCGCGTCATCGTCGGCCTGATCGTCGTCATCGCGGCGATCCTGGCCTGCGGCTGGCTGGCGCGCCGCGCCGGCCTGGCCGGGCGCGCGGCGGGCGGCACGATGCGCGTTGTCGACAGCCTGACGCTGGGTCCCCGCCAGCGCATCGTGCTGGTGGAAGTCGCCGATGCCTGGCTGCTGGTCGGCGTGACGGTCGGCCAGATGAATTTGTTGCACACGCTGCCCGCGGGTGACACCGCCTTGCCGGCGCAGCAGCCCGGCGCCCTGGTGACATCCCTGCTCGCCCGCCGGCGCGGCGGCGCGGATGCCTCCTTCGCCAGCAAACTTACCCAGGCCCTGCGCCGCGGCTGA
- the fliN gene encoding flagellar motor switch protein FliN: MTDQNAERPDQNKPAAASDDWADALAEQSRAAPPTQADGLKPADDWADALAEQTAASAGSTAAAPAPAAPAAKPAGASVFKPLTGSAEKSSADIDLIMDVPVQLTVELGRTRLTIKNLLQLGQGSVVELDGLAGEPMDIFVNGYLIAQGEVVVVDDKYGIRLTDIITPAERINRLNGRR, encoded by the coding sequence ATGACTGACCAGAACGCCGAGCGGCCCGATCAAAACAAACCCGCCGCGGCCAGCGACGACTGGGCCGACGCCCTGGCGGAACAGTCGCGCGCCGCACCGCCGACGCAGGCCGACGGCCTGAAGCCCGCCGACGATTGGGCCGATGCCCTGGCCGAACAGACCGCCGCCAGCGCGGGCTCGACGGCCGCCGCGCCCGCTCCCGCCGCCCCCGCGGCCAAACCGGCCGGCGCGTCGGTCTTCAAGCCCTTGACCGGCTCCGCCGAGAAGTCGAGCGCCGACATCGACCTGATCATGGACGTGCCCGTCCAGTTGACGGTCGAACTGGGCCGTACGCGGCTGACCATCAAGAACCTGCTGCAACTGGGACAAGGATCGGTGGTGGAGCTGGACGGCCTGGCCGGCGAGCCGATGGATATCTTCGTCAACGGCTACCTGATCGCCCAGGGCGAAGTCGTGGTCGTCGACGACAAGTACGGCATCCGCCTGACCGACATCATCACGCCGGCAGAGCGCATCAACCGCCTGAACGGCCGGCGCTGA
- the fliM gene encoding flagellar motor switch protein FliM, with translation MAYEAFLSQDEVDALLAGVTGESDGKEASPDEQDGVRAYDLSSPERVVRRRMQTLELINERFARHMRNVLLNFMRRNADITVGSIRILKYSDFERNLPVPSNLNMVQMKPLRGTALFSYDPNLVFLVIDSLFGGDGRYHTRVEGRDFTTTEQRIIRRLLNLTLESYGKAWEAVYPVEFEYVRSEMHTKFASITGSNEVVVVTPFHIEFGATGGDLNICLPYSMIEPVRDILTRPLQETALEAVDQRWARQLSRQIRSADVELIAEFARIPSSIRELMKLKVGDVLPVDVPEIVTAHIDAVPVIDCGYGVFNNQYALRVHKLLTPLDPENEAPDHD, from the coding sequence ATGGCTTACGAGGCGTTCCTATCGCAGGACGAAGTAGACGCCCTGCTGGCGGGCGTCACCGGCGAAAGCGACGGCAAGGAAGCCAGCCCCGACGAACAGGATGGCGTACGCGCCTATGACCTGAGCTCTCCGGAGCGCGTCGTGCGGCGTCGCATGCAGACGCTGGAGCTGATCAATGAACGTTTCGCGCGGCACATGCGCAATGTGCTGCTGAACTTCATGCGCCGCAACGCCGACATCACCGTCGGCTCGATCCGCATCCTGAAGTACTCGGATTTCGAACGCAACCTGCCCGTGCCCAGCAACCTGAACATGGTGCAGATGAAGCCGCTGCGCGGCACCGCCCTGTTCAGCTACGACCCCAACCTGGTCTTCCTGGTCATCGACAGCCTGTTTGGCGGCGACGGCCGTTACCACACCCGGGTCGAAGGCCGCGACTTCACGACCACCGAACAGCGCATCATCCGGCGCCTGCTGAATTTGACGCTGGAAAGCTACGGCAAGGCCTGGGAAGCCGTGTATCCGGTCGAGTTCGAATACGTGCGCTCCGAGATGCACACCAAGTTCGCCAGCATCACGGGCTCGAACGAGGTCGTGGTGGTCACGCCCTTCCATATCGAGTTCGGCGCCACCGGCGGCGACCTGAACATCTGCCTGCCCTATTCGATGATCGAACCGGTGCGGGACATACTGACCCGTCCCTTGCAGGAAACCGCGCTGGAAGCCGTGGACCAGCGCTGGGCGCGCCAGCTGTCGCGCCAGATCCGCAGCGCCGACGTCGAGCTGATCGCCGAATTCGCCCGCATTCCCTCGTCGATCCGCGAACTGATGAAGTTGAAAGTGGGCGACGTATTGCCGGTCGACGTGCCGGAAATCGTGACCGCCCACATCGACGCCGTGCCCGTCATCGATTGCGGCTACGGCGTGTTCAACAACCAGTACGCGCTGCGCGTACACAAACTGCTTACACCTCTGGACCCCGAGAACGAGGCCCCCGACCATGACTGA
- a CDS encoding flagellar basal body-associated FliL family protein, with protein sequence MATSKTPTMPPRSTLPMRNSGSSRFLRPIIGLLVLLIVAGASVATTWMITTRSQRNAANSAVQINVGQAQQPAVGASPTTFVAPPQTPQAVPAPIFIPITPFTVTLQSADRERIVHLAMTLRVADEQSRQRIEKYMPEVRSRVLMLLSAQTPESVQTPQGKVDLASALLKAINKPFTPLPDGQYVTDVLFTEFVVQ encoded by the coding sequence ATGGCGACATCAAAAACCCCCACCATGCCGCCGCGCAGCACCCTGCCGATGCGTAACAGCGGCTCGTCGCGCTTCCTCCGCCCGATCATCGGCCTGCTGGTCCTGCTGATCGTCGCCGGCGCCAGCGTCGCGACGACCTGGATGATCACGACACGCTCGCAGCGCAACGCGGCCAATTCCGCCGTGCAGATCAACGTGGGGCAGGCGCAGCAGCCCGCCGTGGGCGCCTCGCCGACGACCTTCGTCGCGCCGCCGCAGACGCCCCAGGCGGTGCCCGCGCCCATTTTCATACCCATCACGCCCTTCACGGTCACCTTGCAGAGCGCCGACCGCGAGCGCATCGTGCACCTCGCCATGACCTTGCGGGTGGCCGACGAGCAGTCGCGCCAGCGCATCGAAAAATACATGCCGGAAGTACGCAGCCGCGTCCTGATGCTGCTGTCCGCCCAGACGCCGGAAAGCGTGCAGACGCCGCAAGGCAAGGTCGACCTGGCCAGCGCCCTGCTGAAGGCGATCAACAAGCCCTTCACTCCCCTGCCTGACGGGCAGTACGTCACCGACGTGCTGTTCACCGAATTCGTGGTGCAATAA